The genomic window ACTTTTTTTATTTGTTGCCCTAGTTGGATTAGGCCTTACCGCAAATGCACAAACTAAACCAGCAGAATTTAAGTTTGAGGCTGAAACTCACGACTTTGGAAAGATTAAACTAGACCAAGCTGTTAGCTACACCTTCAATTTTGTTAACGAGGGAGATGCTCCTTTAATCATTTCTAAAGTAGAGCCAACTTGTGGTTGTACTGTTGGCGAGTACACGCAAACACCTGTTAAAAAAGGAGAAAAAGGTTACATAAAAGTTACAGTAAAAAAATCAGGTTCGCCACTTCCTTTTAATATGGCGGTAACCGTAACTTCAAACGCCAGAACCACTACCAAAGCTTACTTTACCTTAAAGGAGAAACGGTAGCAAATGCCACTAAATAGTACGTTTTAATATTTTTTGGCGGCAAGTCATCCTTATCAGCCATCAAAACAAAAAAATTAAATAAATGAAAACCTCGTTATTGCAACGGGGTTTTTCTATTTTTGTGCCATGCCAAAAATATCAGAAAAAGGGGTTCAAATGCCCGCTTCGCCAATCAGAAAATTAACTCCATTTGCCGATAAAGCTAAAGCTGATGGCAAAAAAGTTTATCACTTAAATATCGGTCAGCCAGATATTGAAACCCCAGAAGGAATGTTAAATGCCATTAAAAACATTGATTTTAATGTTTGGGCATACACGCCATCTGAAGGCACATTGGCTTATAGAAAGAAACTTACCGAATATTATAACAAATTAGGCTACAACATTACGCCAGAAAACATTTTGGTAACTGTTGGTGGCTCGGAAGCTATTACCATTGCCATGCAAACTTGTGTAAACGAAGGCGATGAAATTATTATTCCAGAACCATTTTACGCCAACTACAATGGTTTTGCTTGCATGAGCAATGTAGTGGTTAAGCCTATTTTATCTTACATAGAAAACGGTTTCGCCCTGCCTCCTATCGCCGAATTTGAGAAATTAATTACTGAAAAAACCAAAGCAATAATTATCTGTAACCCAAATAACCCAACAGGATATTTATATAGTAAAGAAGAATTAGAAGCTTTAAAAGCACTTTGCTTAAAATACGATTTGTTCTTATTTTCTGATGAAGCTTACCGTGAGTTTTGTTATGATGGCCGTGAGTTTATCTCGCCTATGCACTTAGATGGTTTAGACGAAAACGTAGTGATTATGGATACGGTTTCTAAGCGTTACAGTGCTTGTGGTGCTCGTTTAGGCTGTCTAATCACAAAAAACAAGCAAGTAATTGCCTCTGGATTAAAATTTGCACAAGCTCGTTTAAGTCCGGGTATGGTAGAGCAAATTGCTGGTGCCGCTGCTGTAGATACACCAGACAGTTATTTTGAGGCAGTAAATAAAGAATATACTTTGCGTAGAGATACCTTGGTAAGCAGACTAAACAATATTGATGGCGTTTTTTGCCCTAACCCAGGTGGTGCTTTTTATGTGGTAGCTAAATTCCCTATTGATGATGCAGATAAATTTTGCCAGTGGATTTTAGAAAGTTTTGCGCACAACAACGCTACGGTAATGATGGCACCAGCTACAGGTTTCTATTCATCGGCAGGTTCTGGAAAAAATGAAGTGCGTATGGCCTATGTACTTAACGTTGATGACTTAAATGCTGCAATGGATTGTTTGGAACTGGCTTTACAACAATATCCGGGAAGAGTTTAACATAGTGGCTAGGAATTAGTGGTTAGGTAATAGTAGTCATTAAGCGCAAGGGATCAGGTATCAGTAATCATGTGATATAATTATTAGATAGTTGCTTAGTACTGTGCTATCCATTAACCCTTTATGCTTAACAATTAATCGTTTTAAAAACTAATTACTAGCTCCTAATACCTGACAACTAATTATTGGCATTTTATTTGTACTTTTGTAGTTCGGTTGGAGTTGGGTAGAATTTACTGATACCTGATTACTAACAACTGACTACTAAAAAAAGGGGCTGTTCTTGGATTTGACAGGGTGGCGCTGAATATGTAAGCATGCAGTGCGTTGTACGGAGAGCACTTTAAAGAGAACGTTCAAAACAATAATTGGCGAAAATAACTACGCCTTAGCTGCTTAATTTAGAATTAAGAAAGCTTTTGTCTCGCTAACTGCCGCATAGTTAGGTTAGCATTAGAGGCATCGAAATAACTACGCTAGCTTTTGTAGAGGTACGATACAATTGCGAAACAAAGTATCTAAGGATGTTGTCAAGGTCGGTTTCCAGCTGGGCACATCTCTAAAATTAATTGGAAAATAAGCACGTAGAAAGCATAATTTATCACACAACTGGACAAGGGTTCGACTCCCTTCAGCTCCACAAAATCCATTAAAAATCCGCGAAATTTCAAAAATATCGCGGATTTCTTTTTTTTCATACAAAACTAAATATTGTAATTATGATACTTTTAGCAGTTTGCACTTTCGCTAAGCAGGCCGCTGTCGACCTTATCAACAATCTTGGCCTTTGTAGTCGGATCAGAACAAAACCTGTGGACTAAGCAAATAATTGTTGGTCTTATAGTTTTTTATTTTCACTTCTATTTTGCTTGCTTTAGTGGCAAACTGATTCAATGAAAAGGAATTTCCTTTAAACGCAAAAAAAGCACCTAAAACAGATGCTTTTTAAATGTGGAGAATGCCGGATTCGAACCGGCCACCTCTTGCCTGCCAGGCAAGCGCTCTAGCCAAATGAGCTAATCCCCCATTGCGCTGGCAAATGTAAATATTTTACTTAATAACGCAAATTTAAAATAAAAAAAGGGAAGACTATCCAGTCCTCCCAAACACAATAACATAGTTAAGTAGAGAATAGACAAACATTACCCTACCGACTTAACCTAAATTTCTTCAAATTTATTACATGAAATAGCTTCATACAATACCTAAAAATGGGTATTTTATTTAATTTTTAGTGTAGCCTAGAATTAATTTTGCCGTTTTTTCTGACGCTCCAGCCTCTCCCATCAATTGGTGTAAATTTTCATAACCTACCAGCATTTTTGTTCTTCCACTTCCAGTAATAATGGCAACTAATTCTGTGGTTATTTTTTCTTTTGAGCAATCTTCTTGAATTAACTCGGTAACTATTTTTCTATCTACAATTAAATTAACCAAAGAAATAAACTTAATTTTAACCAGTAACCTAGCAATAGCAATAGAAACAGTGCCACCTTTGTAAACCACCACTTGCGGCACATTAAACAAAGCGGTTTCTAAAGTTGCAGTTCCAGATGCTACAATGGCAGCATGTGCATGGTGTAGTAAATCATAAGTTTGGTTAAATACCAATAAGGCGTTGTTTTCGCCTATAAATTGTTGGTAATACTCGGCAGTAAAAGTTGGAGCAGCGGCTATAACAAATTGATAATCGTCAAATTTGTTCATCACACTCAACATCACAGGCAATAACCTTTCTATTTCCTGTTTTCTACTTCCAGGCAAAAGCGCAATAATTGGTTGTGCTGTTAGTTTATTTTGTTCTCTAAAATCTTCATTCGCAGAAAAGTCAGAAATCTCATCTAACAAAGGGTTGCCTACATAATCTACCTCCATACCCCAATCTTTGTAGAAAGCAACTTCAAATGGCAAAATACAGAACATGTGATCAACAATTCTTTTGATTTTGAGTACCCGCTTTTGGTTCCAAGCCCAAACCTTTGGAGAAATATAATAACAAACTTTAATGCCATGTTCTTTGGCAAACTCAGCAATTTTCAAGTTAAAACCTGGAAAATCTATCAAAACCAATACATCAGGCTGGTAGGCTAATAAATCTGCTTTGCAGGCTTTTAGATTTTTAAAAATGGTACGCAGGTTAAACAATACCTCGGTAAAGCCCATAAAGGCCATATCTGCATAGTGCTTTACCAACTCTCCTCCTTCGGCCTGCATTTTATCGCCACCAAAGTACCTAAATTCGGCATCTAAATCCTCTATTTTTAGTGCTTTCATTAAATTGGCGCCGTGCAAATCGCCAGAAGCCTCGCCTGCTATTAAGTAGTATTTCATTGCTAGATATGAGTATTGAGATGTGAGATACGAGACATTACTTCTTAATGGATTAGTATTTAGAAAAAAAGTTCTCGGCTAACCGATTAACCAAATCAACAATTAACCAGTAAACACGCTAAACTTCCTGCATTATTTTATAGAAAAAGAAAACAAAGGCACATAAAAAAGTGGCGCTTACAATTCCTCGTCCAATATTTTCTTTATTGATTTTGTTGAAGTAATTTACCCAAACCAAATTAACCGCTACGCAACCAATAAGCAATAAATCTGCTTTTTTAAACACAGTAGTGTGGTGCATTAGGTACCAAGCAATAGAACCTAAAATTAACGGACTGCCCAAGCCAATGGCCAGGCCAACCAACACATGGTTTTTTATGGAATAAAATAGCTTTGCCATCCTATCCTAAATTAGCACCGTCGGCACCGGCTGTTTTTTTAGGTTGATCAACATCCCCGGTAAAATCCCAAGTATTTAAAATTTGGATGGCATGGTGCGCCGTTAAATCAAACTGTACAGGCACTACCGAGGCGTAACCATGATCTAAAGCCCAAACATCAGTATCTTCGCCCTTGTCATAATTTTCAAAAACTCCAGTTAACCAATAATATGGTCGGCGATAAGGGTCTTGGCGCTCGTCAAAATCTTCTGCCCATTTGGCATTGGCCTGCCTACAGATTTTTATTCCTTTAATTTGATCTCCTTTAGGGAAGTTTACATTTAGCAAAGTGCCTTCTGGTAATCCGTTAGCCAACACTTGCTCCGTAATTTGCTTGATGTATTTCTTGCAGTGCGAAAAATCGGCATCTTGCGCAAAATCATCCATAGAAAAGCCAATAGATGGAATTTTTTCTATCGCTCCTTCTACCGCTGCAGACATGGTGCCTGAGTAAATTACATTGATAGAGTTATTCAATCCGTGGTTGATACCCGAAACACATAAATCTGGCTTTTTACCTTTAAAAACTTTATTTACTGCTAATTTAACACAATCTACAGGCGTACCAGAGCATTTGTACATTTCAATTGGCGGATAAAGATTTACCTTATCAAACCGCAAAGGTTTACCAATGGCGATGGCGTGCCCCATTCCAGATTGTGGCCCGTCTGGCGCTACTACAGTCACATTTCCTATCTCGCTCATTACCTCAATTAGCGCTTTAATGCCCGTTGCGGTAATTCCATCATCGTTAACTACTAATATAGAAGGTTTAGTTTTCATTTTTATGATTTTTTATTTGTGGATGAATGACTGTTGTCTATTTACATAGATCATATTGGAAAAGCCACTACAGTTCGCACCCTCAAAAATACAAGATTTTATGCGAATAGCCCCAACTCAAACTTTTTAATTCTGTGCAACATCACTTAAATATAATTGTCTTTGTATATTTGAATGATAACTTATTTCAACATGAAAATAAAACTAATACTATTTGCGTGCCTGCTTTTTGTAGGTTCAAATTTAGTAGCCCAAACGGCCACTTACCAGTGGAAAACGGCTACCGCGGGCGGTTACACTTACAAGTATGTAACCAACGACCCTTCTAAAACACGTTTCTATACACTCAAAAATGGCTTGACGGTAATTTTATCGCCAAACTACAAAGAACCAAAAATTGAGTATCGCATGAGCATTAGAGCTGGTAGCAATACCGACCCTAAAAATGCCACTGGTTTAGCACATTATTTAGAGCACCTTTTGTTTAAAGGAACCGATAAATTTGGTACTGCCGATTGGGCAAAAGAGAAACCTTTATTGGCTAAAATAGATGCGCTGTACGAAAAGTATAACAAAACCACCGACCCAGCGCAACGTAAAGAGATTTACAAAGAAATAGATAAAGTTTCTGGCGAGGCATCTAACTTCTCTATTGCAAACGAGTATGATAAAATGATGCAAGGCATTGGCGGCAACTCTACCAATGCACACACTTGGTACGAAGAGACCGTTTACAACGAAGATTTCCCTTCTAACGCCACTGATAAGTTTTTAGCTATTCAAGCAGAGCGTTTCCGCAACCCGATCTTCCGTATTTTCCACACCGAGCTAGAGGCTGTTTACGAAGAGAAAAACAGAGGCTTAGACAACGACAGCTGGAAATTGGATGAAGAAATGATGGCGAAATTGTTTCCTACACATAACTACGGGCAACAAACTACCATTGGTACTATTGAGCATTTAAAAAATCCATCGTTGGTAGAAATTAGAAACTACTATAATAAATACTACGTACCTAACAACATGGCACTCATTTTAGCTGGCGATTTAAACCCAGATGAAATGATCAAGAAAGTAGACAAGGCTTTTAGTTATATGATTGCTAAACCAGTTAGCCTTTATAACCCAGCACCAGAAAAACCATTAACGCAAATCCAAAAAGTTGATGTTTATGGTCCAAGTGCCGAAGCTGTAGAAATCTACTATCGCGGATACGCCCAAAATACCAAAGAAAGTTTAATGCTTTCGCTAATTAGAAGTATTTTAACTAATGGAAAAGCCGGTTTGTTTGACATTAACTTAAACAAACAACAAAAGGTTTTGAAAGCAAATGCTTCTTACCAACAAATGAAAGATTATGGTGTGTTCAACTTATCGGCACAGCCAAAACAAGGACAAAGTTTAGATGAGGTAACCAAACTTTTATTGGAGCAAATACAAGCTTTAAAAGATGGCAAGTTTGATGACGAATTGTTAAAGGCTATTGTTGCAAATGGAAAACTCAGTTTCTTACAGGCTTTTGACAACAACGGAAGAAGAACAGATAACCTCTCTAATGAATTTATCTTAAACAGAGGTACTGGCTGGGATAAATCATTAGCAGAATTAGATGAAACTGCTAAAATTACCAAAGCACAGGTAGTAGCTTTTGCTAAAACTTTCTTTAAAGACAACTACGTAATTGGTTACAAACACAAAGGCGAAGACAAAAATACCATTAAGGTAGAAAAACCAGCTATCACACCTATCAATGCTAACGCTGGCCTTACTTCTCCGTTTGTAAAAAATATTTTAGAAGCCCCAATTAAGCCAATTGCGCCTAAGTTTTTAGACTACCAAAAAGACATCACTTTTGGCAAATCGGGCATTGCAGAAGTAATGACTATTAAAAATACAGAAAACGCTATCTTTAGAATGAGTTACCGTTTTAATATGGGTACTAACAACTACAAGCTGTTGCAATATGCAGCCTCGTATTTGCCTTTCTTAAGTACTGATAAATATACTGCCGAAGAACTAAGCAAGCAGTTTTACAACATTGCTTGTACTTACAGTTTAAATGTTGGTACAGAAACTACCACCATTAACGTTAGTGGTTTGCAAGAGAACTTTGATAAAGCAGTAGCTTTGGTTGAGCACATTTTTGCCAATGTAAAAGCAAACGAAAAAGCATTGGCAGAGCTGAAAAGCAGCATCTTAAAATCTAGAGAGAATGCCAAACTAAACAAAGGTGCCATTATGAATGGCTTAACTTCCTATGCACAATACGGCAGTTTAAATCCTTTTAACAATGTTTTAAGTAACGAAGATGTAAAGAACATTAAAGCAGAAGATTTAATTTACACCCTTAAAAACTTAAACAACTACGAGCATGTAATTACCTACTATGGACCTAAAGATTTAGCGGCGTTTACAGCGAACATCCAAAAGGCGCATGCTTTGCCTAAAGAATTTACGCCAGCTGCACCAGCTAAAACCTACACCTATACCGTGCAAGACTCTAACAAAGTTTACTTTGCCAATTACGATATGGTACAATCAGAAATACGTTGGTTAAGAAATACAGGTTTATACAACAAAGCAGATGGTGCAAATATAGAAGTATTTAACAACTACTTTGGCGGTGGCATGGGTTCGGTAGTTTTCCAAACCATTAGAGAGTCTAAAGCATTGGCTTATTCTACTTTCGCTACCTATGCATCGCCAGATAGAGCAGATAAGCAATACAGCATGGTAGCTTACGTGGGTAGCCAAGCAGATAAAATGAACGATGCAGTTGCCGGCATGAACGAACTTTTAAATGTATTGCCTAAAAGCGAGAAAACATTTGAAGGCGCTAAAACTAATTTATTGGCCAATTACGAATCAGACAGGGTGTTGAAAGATGCTATTTTTGGTTACTATTTTGCCGATAAAAAGTTAAGTTATAATTACGATTCTAGAATAGATAGATACAAAGAAATTAAGCCAATCACTTTTGATAACATCAACACTTTTCATCAACAAAAAATAGCTAACAAGCCTTATACTTATTTAATTGTGGCTTCAGATAAAAGAGTGAAACAAGAAGATATGGCTAAATTTGGTGCCGTTAAAACCTTAACTTTAGAAGAGATTTTCGGTTACTAAGCATATCACTAATTACTTAGGTGCTGTAAAGAGCTCCAAACCCCCAAAAGTTTAAATGCTATTGGGGGTTTTTAATTTTCTAAATTGATGTTCTGGCTTATGCCACATTGGCGAGGACGAAAATGTTTAAACTGACTTTGTCGGCGTTCCCGCTAACAAATAATAGGTTTCGAATACCTTTAATTTATCAGCTAAATAAAAAAATAGGCTGGATATTAAACCCAGCCTATAATAAAGTTGATTAAAATTAAAGCATCAAAGCCACTTTACGCCTGATACCTGAAGACTCTTAAAAAGAAATCTCTTTACCAAAAAGCTTGTTGTACTTACGTTTATCGAACTTATACAAAGTAGCTGCCCTAAAAGAAACGCCTCGCTGTTTTTCTTCCAGCTCTTTCAGTACCTTAAAGCTTAAAATCTTTTTCCTGAAATTACGTTTATCTAGCTTTTTGCCCAAAATTAACTCATAAACACTTTGCACTTGGGTAAGCGTAAATTTCTCCGGCAACAACTCGAAAGCTAAAGGCAGGTGTTTAATTCTGCGCTTAATTTTTTCTAAACCTTTGTTTAAAATATGCTGATGATCAAAAGCCAATTTTGGCAGTGTAGCCACATTTACCCATTGTGCTTTTTTAGCGTAGCTACTTAAAGGCTTCAAAGGTTTATCTCCTCCTAACCTTAACATGGCATAGTAGGCTACCGAGATTACCCTACCTTGGGGATGCCTATCTACATCGCCAAAAGCATAATATTGCTCCATGTAGATATCGCCCAAGCCCGTAAGCTCTTTTAAGATACGTTGCGCCGATTGGTCTACACTTTCGTCTTTGCCAACCAAATTACCAGGCAAAGCCCACCAATCTTTAAATGGATCTTCGTTACGCTCAATGAGCAAGATTTTTAATTCTGTACCATCAAAACCGAAAAGCACACAATCTATAGAGACTGCAAAATCGAAACCGGGGGTATTTTCTATCAAAACTGAGGTTTTAAAAGTTTAAAATTTGAAACAAAATAAAGACACTTATTTCGTTAATTCATAAATTTTTTGAAAAAAAATTACTTAGTGTAAAAAATACACGTTATATTCGTGTAATCAGAATGAAACCAAATATCAAGAACATAGCAGTATTGACCTCTGGAGGCGATGCGCCAGGCATGAATGCCTGCATTAGAGCTGTTGTGCGCACTGGAATTTATCATGGCAGAAACATGTTCGGTGTAGTACAAGGCTACCAAGGTTTAATTAATAACAACATTATTTCAATGAACGCCCGTTCTGTAAGCAATATTTTACACATGGGCGGCACCATCCTTAAAACAGCCAGATGTCTGGAGTTTAAAGAAGATGCTGGAATGGAAATCGCTTTTAAGCACTTAAAGGAAAAAGAGATTGATGGATTAGTAGTCATTGGCGGCGATGGTACTTTTACCGGAGCAAAAAGATTCGGCGAAAAGTTTGGCATCAACGTAATTGGCGTACCAGGCACCATAGATAACGATCTTTATGGCTCAGATTTTACTTTAGGTTATGATACCGCTATTAATACGGTAATAGAAGCTATAGATAAGATTAGAGACACGGCCGATCTGCACGACAGGCTATTCTTTATTGAAGTAATGGGCCGCGATTCGGGCTGCATCGCTCTGCGAAGTGCCATTGCCAGCGGTGCTGAAGCTGTACTTTTACCTGAAAGAGAAACCTCATTAAAAGAGTTAATTACCAAACTGAAAGCAGGTGCTTCTACTAAAAAATCATCGAGCATTGTAATTGTTTCTGAGGGAAATAAATACGGCGGTGCTTACGATATTGCCAAAGCTGTAAAACGCAAGTTTACCCATTACGATACCAAAGTAACCATTTTAGGGCACCTGCAACGTGGTGGTAGCCCTAGCGGTTTCGACAGGATTTTGGGCAGTCGTTTAGGTTTTGCCGCTACCAATGCACTTATCAATGGCGAATCTATGAAAATGGTAGGTTTAAAAGGCAACGAAATTGGTCTAACCTCATTAAACGAAGCGCTGAGTGGCAAAAGCAACTACAAGTTAGAAGACGACTTACTGGAAATGACACATGTATTATCTATATAGTGGAGAGCAGAGATGATTGCAGTAGTATATAGCGGATCGAAAAATGCTTGCTGGAAAATATGGCAAGATGGCACCACCATGATTGAAACACATACGGCGAGTGTAAACCCGTGTTTTAATGACCCGAAGCAAATACGCCAGTTATTAAGCAAAAACATTACCTTGATACACAACGCAGAAAACATTAAGAAAATCTATGTTTTTGCTGCTGGGGCTTCGGCCAAAGATAAACAAGACGAATTAGCCAGTACATTGGAGGCTTTTTTTGTAAACAGCAAAATAAAGGTAAGAGATGATGTGTATGGCGCCGCCATTGCAGCCTGCCACGATAAAACAGGTATTGTGGGTATTTTAGGCAGCGGAGCCAACTGCGCCTATTATAATGGTAAGAAACCAGAAAACAATAACTATGGCTTAGGCTATATACTGGCAGATGAAGGCTCGGCCAATTATTTTGGGAAAATGCTATTGAAGAATTTTCTGGAAGATAAAATTCCGGCAGATTTAAAAACGAAAATGGCCAACCAATACAGTCTAGATAGGCCAACTATTTTAGAAAGAGTATACAGGAAACCACAAGTACAAACTTACCTTGCCTCATTTTTAGAATTTTATATCGAAAACAGGGAGCATAAATTTATTGAAACACTGGTATTACAAGGTTTCGAGAAATATTTCAGCACCTATATTATCCCTACTTTAGAAAAACACCCTGATGAAGAAATTCACTTTGTAGGCTCGGTAGCTGGTGCTTTTCAAGATCAACTTAGAGAAATAGCTAAAAAATATAACATCCAAATTATGTCGGTTACGAAAGAGCCAATACATAACATATTAAATTATTACAAGAATTAAATAAATGAAACCGTTTGCTTAAAACAGCTTCATTACCAATAAATAATAAAACAATAAAAAGATGAAACCGTCCATTTCGGAAAGCTTCATTACCATTAAAAATCATAATTAATAAAAAGATGAAAATAGGAATTAACGGGTTTGGCCGTATTGGCCGTTTAGCCTTTAGAGCCGCTGTAAAACGCAATGATATCGAAGTTGTTGGTATCAACGACTTGGTAGAGCCAGATTACATGGCTTATATGCTGAAATATGATTCTACACACGGCCAGTTTGATGGCACAGTAGAAGTAAAAGATGGCAACTTAGTAGTAAATGGAAAAACAATCCGCGTAACTGCAGAGAAAGATCCAGCAAACTTGAAATGGGATGCAATTGGTGCTGAGGTAATCATCGAGTCTACAGGT from Pedobacter sp. SL55 includes these protein-coding regions:
- a CDS encoding DUF1573 domain-containing protein, translating into MKKLLFLFVALVGLGLTANAQTKPAEFKFEAETHDFGKIKLDQAVSYTFNFVNEGDAPLIISKVEPTCGCTVGEYTQTPVKKGEKGYIKVTVKKSGSPLPFNMAVTVTSNARTTTKAYFTLKEKR
- a CDS encoding pyridoxal phosphate-dependent aminotransferase, whose product is MPKISEKGVQMPASPIRKLTPFADKAKADGKKVYHLNIGQPDIETPEGMLNAIKNIDFNVWAYTPSEGTLAYRKKLTEYYNKLGYNITPENILVTVGGSEAITIAMQTCVNEGDEIIIPEPFYANYNGFACMSNVVVKPILSYIENGFALPPIAEFEKLITEKTKAIIICNPNNPTGYLYSKEELEALKALCLKYDLFLFSDEAYREFCYDGREFISPMHLDGLDENVVIMDTVSKRYSACGARLGCLITKNKQVIASGLKFAQARLSPGMVEQIAGAAAVDTPDSYFEAVNKEYTLRRDTLVSRLNNIDGVFCPNPGGAFYVVAKFPIDDADKFCQWILESFAHNNATVMMAPATGFYSSAGSGKNEVRMAYVLNVDDLNAAMDCLELALQQYPGRV
- the lpxB gene encoding lipid-A-disaccharide synthase; this encodes MKYYLIAGEASGDLHGANLMKALKIEDLDAEFRYFGGDKMQAEGGELVKHYADMAFMGFTEVLFNLRTIFKNLKACKADLLAYQPDVLVLIDFPGFNLKIAEFAKEHGIKVCYYISPKVWAWNQKRVLKIKRIVDHMFCILPFEVAFYKDWGMEVDYVGNPLLDEISDFSANEDFREQNKLTAQPIIALLPGSRKQEIERLLPVMLSVMNKFDDYQFVIAAAPTFTAEYYQQFIGENNALLVFNQTYDLLHHAHAAIVASGTATLETALFNVPQVVVYKGGTVSIAIARLLVKIKFISLVNLIVDRKIVTELIQEDCSKEKITTELVAIITGSGRTKMLVGYENLHQLMGEAGASEKTAKLILGYTKN
- a CDS encoding stationary phase survival protein SurE is translated as MAKLFYSIKNHVLVGLAIGLGSPLILGSIAWYLMHHTTVFKKADLLLIGCVAVNLVWVNYFNKINKENIGRGIVSATFLCAFVFFFYKIMQEV
- the surE gene encoding 5'/3'-nucleotidase SurE, which gives rise to MKTKPSILVVNDDGITATGIKALIEVMSEIGNVTVVAPDGPQSGMGHAIAIGKPLRFDKVNLYPPIEMYKCSGTPVDCVKLAVNKVFKGKKPDLCVSGINHGLNNSINVIYSGTMSAAVEGAIEKIPSIGFSMDDFAQDADFSHCKKYIKQITEQVLANGLPEGTLLNVNFPKGDQIKGIKICRQANAKWAEDFDERQDPYRRPYYWLTGVFENYDKGEDTDVWALDHGYASVVPVQFDLTAHHAIQILNTWDFTGDVDQPKKTAGADGANLG
- a CDS encoding M16 family metallopeptidase, encoding MKIKLILFACLLFVGSNLVAQTATYQWKTATAGGYTYKYVTNDPSKTRFYTLKNGLTVILSPNYKEPKIEYRMSIRAGSNTDPKNATGLAHYLEHLLFKGTDKFGTADWAKEKPLLAKIDALYEKYNKTTDPAQRKEIYKEIDKVSGEASNFSIANEYDKMMQGIGGNSTNAHTWYEETVYNEDFPSNATDKFLAIQAERFRNPIFRIFHTELEAVYEEKNRGLDNDSWKLDEEMMAKLFPTHNYGQQTTIGTIEHLKNPSLVEIRNYYNKYYVPNNMALILAGDLNPDEMIKKVDKAFSYMIAKPVSLYNPAPEKPLTQIQKVDVYGPSAEAVEIYYRGYAQNTKESLMLSLIRSILTNGKAGLFDINLNKQQKVLKANASYQQMKDYGVFNLSAQPKQGQSLDEVTKLLLEQIQALKDGKFDDELLKAIVANGKLSFLQAFDNNGRRTDNLSNEFILNRGTGWDKSLAELDETAKITKAQVVAFAKTFFKDNYVIGYKHKGEDKNTIKVEKPAITPINANAGLTSPFVKNILEAPIKPIAPKFLDYQKDITFGKSGIAEVMTIKNTENAIFRMSYRFNMGTNNYKLLQYAASYLPFLSTDKYTAEELSKQFYNIACTYSLNVGTETTTINVSGLQENFDKAVALVEHIFANVKANEKALAELKSSILKSRENAKLNKGAIMNGLTSYAQYGSLNPFNNVLSNEDVKNIKAEDLIYTLKNLNNYEHVITYYGPKDLAAFTANIQKAHALPKEFTPAAPAKTYTYTVQDSNKVYFANYDMVQSEIRWLRNTGLYNKADGANIEVFNNYFGGGMGSVVFQTIRESKALAYSTFATYASPDRADKQYSMVAYVGSQADKMNDAVAGMNELLNVLPKSEKTFEGAKTNLLANYESDRVLKDAIFGYYFADKKLSYNYDSRIDRYKEIKPITFDNINTFHQQKIANKPYTYLIVASDKRVKQEDMAKFGAVKTLTLEEIFGY
- a CDS encoding NUDIX hydrolase translates to MIENTPGFDFAVSIDCVLFGFDGTELKILLIERNEDPFKDWWALPGNLVGKDESVDQSAQRILKELTGLGDIYMEQYYAFGDVDRHPQGRVISVAYYAMLRLGGDKPLKPLSSYAKKAQWVNVATLPKLAFDHQHILNKGLEKIKRRIKHLPLAFELLPEKFTLTQVQSVYELILGKKLDKRNFRKKILSFKVLKELEEKQRGVSFRAATLYKFDKRKYNKLFGKEISF
- the pfkA gene encoding 6-phosphofructokinase — translated: MKPNIKNIAVLTSGGDAPGMNACIRAVVRTGIYHGRNMFGVVQGYQGLINNNIISMNARSVSNILHMGGTILKTARCLEFKEDAGMEIAFKHLKEKEIDGLVVIGGDGTFTGAKRFGEKFGINVIGVPGTIDNDLYGSDFTLGYDTAINTVIEAIDKIRDTADLHDRLFFIEVMGRDSGCIALRSAIASGAEAVLLPERETSLKELITKLKAGASTKKSSSIVIVSEGNKYGGAYDIAKAVKRKFTHYDTKVTILGHLQRGGSPSGFDRILGSRLGFAATNALINGESMKMVGLKGNEIGLTSLNEALSGKSNYKLEDDLLEMTHVLSI